A DNA window from Arachis duranensis cultivar V14167 chromosome 3, aradu.V14167.gnm2.J7QH, whole genome shotgun sequence contains the following coding sequences:
- the LOC107481669 gene encoding tetrahydroberberine oxidase-like, translated as MKDPRPHFTVVIIVLLFSFVSCVSHTEEDFLQCLQLHNSASIFKLVYTKTNSSYSSVLKYSVHNHRFATKTTPKPLVIVTPRHASHVQATIICARRHGLQIRTRSGGHDFEGISYTSRVPFVVIDLIKYRKIEVDVEKRTAWVQAGATIGELYYRINEKSKTLAFPAGVCPSVGVGGHFSGGGYGFLIRKYGLAADNIVDAHMIDVKGRLLDRKAMGEDLFWAIRGGGGASFGVILAWKVKLVSVPSTVTVFRVKRTLEQNATKLILKWQLVASKIHEDITINLILQRVNSSKKGELTTQATFEAVFLGGKDQLIPLMQESFPELGLVKEDYTEMSWIESVVFMTRVARSLGYLLQRNPTSVQTTYKAKSDYLRHPIPEDGLDGIWSLFNEDEGKGVFMQLFPFGGRMDEISESELPFPHRSGNLCLVLYLVFWQEEGDEAAQRNIHWLRRLYSYMEPLVSKSPRAAYVNYRDLDIGVNNINGYTSYKQASVWGEKYFKNNFNRLAHVKTKVDPLNFFRYEQSIPSLVSKSHK; from the coding sequence ATGAAGGACCCAAGACCACATTTTACTGTTGTCATAATTGTCCTTTTATTTTCATTCGTGTCTTGTGTGTCTCATACTGAAGAAGACTTCCTTCAGTGTCTTCAACTTCATAACTCCGCGTCAATCTTTAAGCTTGTCTACACCAAAACCAATTCCTCCTATTCATCTGTACTCAAGTATTCTGTTCACAACCATAGATTTGCCACCAAAACAACCCCTAAACCCCTTGTCATTGTGACACCCCGGCATGCTTCCCATGTTCAAGCCACCATAATTTGTGCCCGACGCCATGGCTTGCAGATTCGAACCCGAAGTGGTGGCCATGACTTTGAGGGAATCTCCTATACTTCTCGAGTTCCATTTGTTGTCATTGATCTCATAAAGTACAGAAAAATTGAGGTGGACGTAGAAAAAAGAACTGCATGGGTTCAAGCCGGGGCAACTATAGGTGAACTTTATTATAGAATCAATGAGAAAAGCAAAACTCTGGCTTTTCCAGCGGGTGTATGCCCCTCTGTAGGAGTTGGTGGACACTTCAGTGGCGGTGGCTATGGATTCTTGATCCGTAAATATGGCCTTGCTGCTGATAACATAGTTGATGCTCACATGATTGATGTGAAGGGAAGGCTTCTTGACAGAAAAGCTATGGGTGAGGACCTTTTCTGGGCCATTAGAGGTGGTGGTGGAGCAAGCTTTGGAGTCATCCTAGCATGGAAGGTCAAACTAGTTTCAGTTCCATCAACCGTAACAGTATTCAGAGTTAAAAGAACCTTGGAACAGAATGCAACTAAGCTTATTCTTAAGTGGCAGCTTGTGGCAAGTAAAATTCATGAGGACATAACCATTAATCTCATATTGCAAAGGGTGAATTCAAGTAAAAAGGGAGAGTTAACAACACAAGCCACATTTGAAGCCGTGTTTCTTGGAGGTAAGGATCAGCTCATTCCCCTGATGCAAGAAAGCTTCCCAGAATTGGGTTTGGTCAAGGAAGATTATACCGAGATGAGCTGGATCGAATCGGTCGTCTTCATGACTAGAGTTGCTCGATCCCTTGGTTATTTGCTGCAAAGAAATCCAACTTCAGTGCAAACTACTTATAAAGCAAAATCTGACTATTTGAGACATCCCATTCCTGAAGATGGGTTAGACGGAATATGGTCACTGTTCAATGAAGATGAGGGCAAAGGTGTATTTATGCAATTGTTTCCTTTTGGGGGCAGAATGGATGAGATTTCTGAGTCTGAACTTCCATTTCCACACAGATCTGGAAACTTGTGCTTAGTTCTTTACCTAGTTTTTTGGCAGGAAGAAGGGGATGAAGCCGCACAAAGGAACATCCATTGGCTTAGAAGGCTATATAGCTATATGGAACCGCTTGTTTCAAAGTCCCCTAGAGCTGCATATGTCAACTATAGAGATCTTGATATTGGGGTCAATAACATTAATGGCTACACAAGCTATAAGCAAGCTAGCGTTTGGGGTGAGAAGTATTT